The DNA segment GTTGGGTTACAGTCTTTCAAGTCTTGATCTCTGTCCAGTGTTGATACAGCTAACATTATTGTTAGATTCTTATACTAATGGTTTACTAAGGTATAAACAAGATTTATCGATATGTTCAAAGTAACAGCAAATTTCTcacaaatgatttttgaaatgtTCCATTTTTTATATCTATGAAAACTTATTGAACTTATCGAGgagaataaattgtattttgctTTTTGTTAACAGTGTGAACCAAGTATCCCCGAAGGTCAGGAAAGTTCTCCAGCTATTCAGACTGAAGCAGATCAACAATGGTGTCTTCGTCAAATTGAACAAGGTAAGTGAATGTGCTGAAAATTGAATTGCAGCATTGCTTTTAATCCATTTTAACTTCACATCATTTGATCAAATGATCTAATGAAGAATATCCTCCTTTAATCTTGGTTCCATACAATCAGGAGTTTGGCATTATGAGAAAAGTGTTTTAAAAACCAAACATTCTTCTTCTATCCAACGCCCGGCTGTTCAGCCATTAGACGCCTTCCCGTCCAGTAGAGCTTTGCTTTTCCTTCCACAgtgtttctttcttcttccagaGCTCTACACCTAGCCAGATGGATGTTTAAAAACTAAACATTGATCTAGAGTGAAATAATGACATTTTGTTTTGAGAATTGAACCTGACTggttcaggtctggtgtcatAGTTTTCATGTTGCACCTGACTTTAGGAATCCTGACATGACTTCACGACCGGTAGGCAGCCGGCGTTTTACATGCTCTTTCGAAACACGGGAGTGTTCCGAGATAATtatgttgaatttatttttaaaatatcttagaATTATCACTGTACACATATTCATAATAGGCACAAGGTTTACATTGGTCAACAGAAAGAAATATGCATCTGCTATTCATaaatctgtttatttattaaatagcGAATCTATGATCTGTGAATCATAGATAGGCCTATTGATTGGGCTATATTGAGTGAGATCAAATATGGAAATAGGGTTGCACTGCGCTGAACaggtatgatgatgatgatggaataGATTCAAAAATATGCATATGCATGATGTCTCCTATGTTAAGTAGGAGGTAAAGTGTATTTGAGCATGTTccaactatttttattttttttaacaaaaatcaGTTAGGAAATTCTTATAGATTTTCTttttgtgttccaaacattgtTAGACACTAGTTATGTAGCTGAATGGCTACAGCACAAACATTTTATGATCACTTCTGTCTTCTCTACTTAGTAGTTCGGTAAATatccattataatttattgacagTAAACCTAATGTGGGTAGATTGAACAGGCATTTGCTTGAAACTGTTGAAATTCCCAGTTTAGACACAACATTACCAAGGTTTATTGATCATAGCGCATGAATTATTAGTAAACTTAGACTACATTTATTTCTATTCCATTTATGGACGATAAATATAATAACGCGAAATTCAACAACATTAGCACATGATTCCTTCAATTACTATTTCGAAAAACAGTCCCAAATTTCGATTGATCGCCCTCAGACGATTTTCATTGTTTCGAGTTCCATAGCTAGGTTGggtaacaattattatattcttcggATATATTGAAGGAAGTCTTGAAGTCTTGAAGTAATTACCGTAAAACAGTTTCACGTTCTATAAGTGCGCCATCATAAATATTATGTAATCTTCATAAGTTTTTATCTTTTATAATGAATGATTTGTTGTGTTTGCAGGCCACCATTAACATGTTGAGAATATGCGAGCCATATATCACATGGGGCCATCCCAACCTGAAGAGTGTCAGGGAGCTGATCTACAAGCGTGGTTTCGCCAAGGTCAAGGCTCAGCGTATTCCCATCACATCCAACGAGATCATTGAGAAGAAACTCGGTAATAaacattctattttcaatttacatTCTTTCGAAATTGTACATTTAGCCAATTTTTGTAGGCTTGAAGTATAGTTTCGGAATATTTCGTGCATTACTATTGAATTCGATTTCGTTTTGCTGTGGTTATTAGTCCGGTCGCTGTAAGAAGCAACATGGGCCCTGATAGTTTAGTTTGCTGCCCTGATTCCTTCCATATTTTAGCTCATGGGCTGGAAACTAAAGACTTCATCGCATTCTCCATTCATGCGGCTTCCAATAACTGAGGAAAAAGTGCTTTTCCTCCCTCGGGGAAATTGTCGCCCTTGGCTTCACCACGGGCTCCAAACGTTCCCCTTCAGGGAGAAGAAGTCATACTTTTTCCCCTAAATGTTCAAGTAACTATTTCAACCTGCAACCTTCTTGAATTGTGTTACTGCCGTATCaactattattatagaaaataagtaATCAATTGATTGTTTGTGTTTCAGGAAGCCACAATATCATCTGTGTCGAAGACTTGATTCACGAAATCTTCACAGTCGGCTCAAAATTCAAATACGCTTCAAACTTCCTATGGCCCTTCAAGGTAAGCCAAAATACTTATTGTTGGTCTGTTCAAGTCGGTTCATAATATTAGTTATCACACGGCATTCGTTGATAAAGAAACTTTcatgcctagtccacatgttTGCCAAGCCTGCAATGTGACCCGTGCCCAATCAAGGCCAGCGGTAGGCAAACCACACTCGGGCGTTGGTCatcattggccttcattgggccaaTATGTGGATGCGGCATTAGTGTATTTCACCTCGCTGTAGAACCAAGTATTCACAATGTAAGAGGAACATGGCTTACCAAACCACCAcactgaattattgaaaaattcttttcaattggaaaacatatatttttaaacttttttcgtacttgagaagttgatattgtggtaactatctatattaattaaaatttcttggattttttttttcatttttatttaatagttCAAACGTATAAACAGCAAAACCAAAACCAGTTTCAGGATCAAGATAACAACGTGAGCAGAAAACtacgttttttctattttttctgacAAGATAAAAGAAGAAAGTTCTAGTTCTATCTAATCTATGTTCGTGGAAATAATAAGCGTATAAAATTCATTCTTTAAATTCCAATGTGTATTTTCCAAACCTGATTGCTGTCGATAGAAAAATTACCTTACAATAACTTCACATATTGCAAACTACGTAATGTGTTTTGTCTTCCTTTATATTGTACATGATTTTAATTGAAGTAACTACTTATTGGCTTTCTACGACTTGTCTCCCAAAACGGGACACTTCTCTTCTGTAGCAGTGTATCACACTATTTATTTCGATTTGTTGGTATTAATGCTACTCTTCTGTAACAATGCATCACactatttattttgatttgttggtaattattgtattatatgttGTTGCAGTTGAACACACCGACTGGTGGATGGAGAAAGAAGACCAACCACTACGTCGAGGGTGGTGATTTCGGTTGCCGAGAGGACAAGATCAATGCCCTTCTTAGGCGTATGGTTTAAACTCTGATAATAAATGACTATTTGTTAATAAATGAGGTTTCTACTCTGAATATTACCTCTCCTTTATTTGTTAGCAATTTGAGGTAGAGCCGTAAAAGTGTTTTGGATAGAACTTGAGCACGTCTGGTCAATTCGTTGGCCTGTGATTTGTACCTAAGTTTATGAAGAAATGGAGATTGGTGACGTTTTTGTATAAATATGATATCAATCCGGACTAAGCTTATGTGCTCACTCCAACAACACACTTATTACGCTCTGTTCACAATAGAATGGATTCGGTATATACTCCGCTACATTCAGTTGTAGCATAATATAGGGCACCAAGTATCAACATTTATACAAGGTAATAcatttcacttatttttttataaattaacgATCAGctattttttaaaacttcgaggatcggttgcacaaaagctggttaaatcctaatcgtgattaattttacgataaccaatcagagaagccctcttttcaaaaaagccttcactgaatggttctcgtgaaattaatcacgattaaaatttaaccggcttttgtacaaccggaaCTAAGGTTTTGACAACCTGAGAATGGCTACCCAGCCGTAAGATTTAGTCAAAAGTGTGTAACTTTTAAACTTGAAAGTCTTGAAAAATAGACTGCTAGTAGTCGTGAAAAGTTTAAGTGAATTAAtcgcagttcgtgatggaatccaatattcatgataaatatattttttttttttggatttATTTAATAGCAACTGTAATGCTAGGGTGATGTAGGCCTAGATCATCATCTGATCCAGTTTGAGATACTAATCGCTAGATTAGAATGGCATCTGATACTTGAAAACTAGTGTTGAAAGAAGATGAGCTATTCATAGATCAGGGACCTGTTGCATTCTAAAAAGTCTTGTGAAACTGGAACCGCTTACTGGATTTACTGTGCATATAACAATACTATCTGCTTGTTCTATGTAAGcacaatttaattatttccGTTTCAAAAAACTTCTTGAATCTATTAAGGCAGGCCCAACTTGAACCAATTAATGAAGCAATAAAAGAGTTTTATTGGGGCTTTTTTAATTcgttgattgaaattttttattatgaagTACAATATTAATGAAATCGTTTTCAATAGGATTGaaccatagatgaaggataagtaaggataactatattattcttgtctctgattGAACATACTAAAAATTTCATCCTAAAGTAAATCCACTTTGTCAACTAATTCTGAGCCTCCCGGTCACAACCACTTGAATTCATGGTTTatgtaaaatttaatagtttcaATTTCCACCTGCTAATTTCATTTTCGTATGATATTATTTAAAGTCCATACAAAAGGACTTCCAGGAATATGtagcgcagagaaatggagggagatcagccaattacagtgatgaagtCATAAAAGGAAGCGCAGTTGCTATTGTTGATTAGGCTCAGTGCTTACACTTACTAGAGACTACAGACCTGGCCGCTTTAGCACGGCAACATCGCCGCTGCTGTATCCCTACttttctctgctccgcatatccctccaagtcggaattaattttgtatggactataGTATCTTTCAATGTGAATAACTTAGAAACGTttcgagatatcgatgtgcggctttcgccattaattttctcttgaaattctgtgtCGGAACCATGCATATGACCCCCCCCCTTCCCATTGAAAAAAGAGGTTGGATTCAAGATGGTGAACCAAATTTTTGAAGCGACAAAAGTAGTTTTTGTAATCCGAATAGGGTTCCCAATAAAACCTAAGcttactgtcaaattattcttttcaaagaaATATGCTGTTTCCATAATGTCCACCAACTCTGTAGAATTGAAGTCAGGTAAAGATTGACTTGAACTATAAAAAAAACTCACTTGAactttagtccagtcaatatagacataaaagagagggtgtgcttgcaatttatattgtagttctgattttttgatatattatttgggtacataagagaagtccagaaccaatgtcttcatgcaaaatttccttgtgctagatacagagtggcccaaaaacctcgtattttcggttcattttccagttttctactatttctgccaaatctcgtaatcggacagaaaaatctGCTTtcgccttttttttagattataaaattctgaataaaatgagatcattcggaactctatcttcaatgagtactgagttatgatttttcaaaaatgagtgaatttgaagaaaaaatcaattttgatgaattttagtttttgatcaacaatatcatccgatttttaccatttagatgtataattcaaaatccctctgggcgtatttttgtgctctacaatccgagattaggtagagcgctctatctcatatagatttccaggtacacctgacaacaatgctccttgtattgtgaaaaacacctaattttcagcttcaaccatcatcaccaactacattgtcctcacattgatatttcgcacaatgacataagttcatgagattatgttctatgagaatcacctgttagatgcacctcatttcagtatttcctagtggagaggcgcacttaaggacacctcaaggataaaaatttcaaacatttataacttttgacacaatgctcagattttatcgtactacacttcattcttctcggctcgttaAGGCGGTCCAAAATTATGCATCGTCAAATTCGgttaaaaattggaaaatttattgttgagtgtacttaagcccatattccaatacacaaaaaatggccaattccTATATTCAAAGCtttgtatctcggtaaccccttattaagaaaatcattacttgttcttgaaatgtacaatacaGATTTCTCTTTCATCTGCTGTTGCGAATTTGTCTTATgattgaggtgtccttaagtgCGCCtctccgaatgatctcattttattcagaattttataatctaaaaaaaaggcgagaacagatttttctgtccgattacgagaatTGGCAGAAATAgcagaaaactggaaaatgagccgaaaatacgaggtttttgggccactctgtatctagcacaaggaaattttgcatgaagaaattggttctggacttctcttatgtacccaaataatatatcagaaaatcagaactacaataaaaattgcatgcaccaatgtatatagtgactggactacttCTCTTTCATTGAATTATCAATCGAATTGCCTGTGGTAGTAAAGATAAAAGTACTCTGCTGTACCATGAAAAACACGAGAATAAACCCTAGTTCATCATTGAAGGCAGAAGGGAGAGATATCTAGCAAATATTCGTGACGTAGAGTTTTATCAATGAAGACTCTGATTTAGTAGATTATTATTATCTGGCTATATCAGTCAGATTACAACATGAAATTTCTTCTATACCGTACTTGACGTGTTCAATGAACTAGTGGTGTTTTTAGTCGGTTGAGTCCATTTTGTAGAGTAGGattaattatgttttaattaattttgaaccttttaatgattaattcaatttgaaagatTTTTCTCGTTCATTATCAGTTTGGTACGGATTTCGGTGAAACAGTGTTCCGGCCCAGGGATTTTTGAGCAATCAAAGTTCAATTCAGGTTAGTAGCTGAaagttaaatattatattttactgcctgaaaatatcaataatataatagactAACGCATTCGAGttgtagttgaaaaaaatttgggtaaatatttttaatacgtttattatgttcttcattcATTCTTATTTATGTTTCAAACGTGAGCATGTTGTTTTTTTATCtcatttatcattcattatgtctccttgttattattatatctcCTACTTATTATCTCGTAGGgaaattaaagaaaatatttacaaaaataatttttgttgctTTGTATGCGGTTATTGGGGTTTTCTCAGATGGTATAAAAATACTCTAGAGTAAAAATACAGATCTTTAGACAATCATTGATCATTTTTACCAGTCAGCTACCTAATTTTggtataaacgcagctttacagaTCTTTAGACACAATCATCGATCATTTTTACCAGTCAGCTACCTATTTTTAGTGAATAGGCTACGGTAGTTTTGTTGATcactgttttttattttattgaattttgtcattttgaaaattcggtATAATTGTTTCTAGTTTCTTTTTGATCATGCTTATTGTATCAGCGACTGCTCTGTAGGTCTTCTTTAAAGTGtcctttttaatattattggtaCGGTAACTGTTTTATAAAAGTCATTCATGGATGGGCCTATCTATTAAATCATCTAAACTTTCTAGTAAACAGTAGGCTATTACTATCTATATACTTACCCCATTATTAAATTAATGTCAAGAGACGCATAAATCAAATACAATGCACATTAATCACTGTTGTGGTTGATGAttaaattttcatcaataaaaagtGATCGTCGCATTGTTCACATCTGTACCTATGTACGGTACttatagtgaga comes from the Nilaparvata lugens isolate BPH chromosome 1, ASM1435652v1, whole genome shotgun sequence genome and includes:
- the LOC111046776 gene encoding 60S ribosomal protein L7 isoform X1 codes for the protein MASVKKEATPKKDTKKDSTPAKDGAKKVAGKKLPAVPESIMKRRKARLVRKASLLKKTLKKKALNHKKRIQIFKRAEKYVKQYRSKERDLIRLNRQARNKGNYFIPGEAKLAFVIRIRGVNQVSPKVRKVLQLFRLKQINNGVFVKLNKATINMLRICEPYITWGHPNLKSVRELIYKRGFAKVKAQRIPITSNEIIEKKLGSHNIICVEDLIHEIFTVGSKFKYASNFLWPFKLNTPTGGWRKKTNHYVEGGDFGCREDKINALLRRMV
- the LOC111046776 gene encoding 60S ribosomal protein L7 isoform X2, with the translated sequence MSKKEATPKKDTKKDSTPAKDGAKKVAGKKLPAVPESIMKRRKARLVRKASLLKKTLKKKALNHKKRIQIFKRAEKYVKQYRSKERDLIRLNRQARNKGNYFIPGEAKLAFVIRIRGVNQVSPKVRKVLQLFRLKQINNGVFVKLNKATINMLRICEPYITWGHPNLKSVRELIYKRGFAKVKAQRIPITSNEIIEKKLGSHNIICVEDLIHEIFTVGSKFKYASNFLWPFKLNTPTGGWRKKTNHYVEGGDFGCREDKINALLRRMV